Proteins encoded together in one bacterium BMS3Abin11 window:
- a CDS encoding curli production assembly/transport component CsgG — protein MKSFKQSVLALLIALGLVASGITHAASKPVVGIADFKKSVSIGWWGGQMGRDMADMLANELMGTKKFKVVERQKLGAVISEQDLAASGRIKRGTGAKTGELTGAQYLITGTVTSYQEDVADTGGGLSFKGISIGGSKGKAYIAVDLRVIDTTTGEVVDSRTVEANSSKGGLRLGFFKNGLGGNFNTKKKTPAMKAVRAVIMEISEYLACSMVKKDSCINDYDAKETRRRENTKGAITLE, from the coding sequence ATGAAATCATTCAAACAAAGCGTCCTGGCACTGTTAATCGCGCTGGGTCTGGTCGCGTCAGGCATCACCCATGCCGCATCAAAACCTGTTGTTGGCATCGCTGACTTTAAGAAATCAGTTAGCATCGGCTGGTGGGGCGGTCAGATGGGCAGGGATATGGCTGATATGCTTGCTAACGAATTAATGGGCACAAAGAAATTCAAGGTCGTCGAACGACAGAAACTTGGTGCAGTAATCTCTGAGCAAGATCTGGCTGCCAGTGGCAGAATCAAAAGAGGAACTGGAGCCAAAACAGGTGAACTTACCGGTGCCCAATACTTGATAACAGGAACTGTGACCTCGTATCAAGAGGACGTTGCCGACACCGGTGGTGGCCTGAGCTTCAAAGGCATATCCATAGGCGGCAGTAAAGGCAAGGCCTACATAGCTGTTGATCTGAGGGTAATCGATACAACAACCGGTGAAGTTGTAGATAGTCGTACGGTTGAAGCAAACTCAAGCAAAGGGGGGCTGCGTCTGGGCTTCTTCAAAAACGGGCTGGGAGGTAACTTTAACACCAAGAAAAAAACACCAGCCATGAAGGCCGTTCGTGCAGTTATCATGGAAATATCGGAATATCTCGCCTGCTCAATGGTTAAAAAAGACAGCTGTATAAACGATTACGATGCTAAAGAAACCCGTCGCAGAGAAAACACTAAAGGCGCAATTACCCTCGAATAA
- the icd gene encoding isocitrate dehydrogenase [NADP] encodes MSYEKIELPAGGEKITLNTDGSLNVPDRPIIAYIEGDGIGVDITPVMRKVIDAAIAKAYDSDRAIAWMEIFAGEKAVATYGGDNWMPAETLAAAREYVVSIKGPLTTPVGGGIRSLNVALRQDLDLYVCLRPVRYFQGVPSPLKRPQDTEMVIFRENSEDIYAGIEWEAGSEEVKKVVDFLRREMSVSKIRFPETSGIGIKPISQEGTERLVRRALQYVIDQDRDSLTLVHKGNIMKFTEGAFKTWGYALAKKEFGATEIDGGPWCCMTNPKTGKEIIIKDVIADAFLQQILLRPKEYDVIATMNLNGDYISDALAAQVGGIGLAPGANLSDEIAIFEATHGTAPKYAGKDQVNPSSLILSAEMMLRHMGWDEAADLIIKGIEGAIQAGTVTYDLERLMDNASKVSCSGFGDAIIANM; translated from the coding sequence ATGTCATATGAAAAGATAGAACTGCCCGCAGGCGGTGAGAAGATTACGCTGAATACTGATGGCAGCCTGAATGTGCCTGACAGGCCCATAATTGCTTACATTGAGGGTGACGGCATTGGTGTTGATATCACCCCTGTCATGCGCAAGGTTATTGATGCGGCGATTGCAAAGGCATACGATAGCGATCGAGCAATAGCCTGGATGGAGATCTTCGCTGGTGAGAAGGCGGTTGCTACCTATGGTGGCGATAACTGGATGCCTGCTGAAACGCTGGCTGCTGCCAGAGAGTATGTTGTGTCAATTAAGGGGCCGTTGACAACACCTGTTGGTGGTGGGATCCGTTCACTCAATGTCGCATTACGCCAGGATCTGGATCTTTATGTCTGTTTGCGTCCAGTGCGCTATTTTCAGGGTGTGCCTAGCCCCTTGAAGCGCCCTCAGGATACAGAAATGGTGATTTTCCGAGAGAACTCCGAGGATATCTATGCCGGGATCGAGTGGGAAGCCGGCAGTGAGGAAGTGAAAAAGGTGGTTGATTTCCTGCGCAGGGAGATGTCGGTCAGTAAGATTCGTTTCCCCGAGACATCCGGTATTGGTATTAAACCGATTTCGCAGGAAGGTACTGAGCGCCTGGTTCGTCGGGCATTACAGTACGTCATTGATCAGGATCGGGATTCTCTTACCCTGGTGCATAAAGGTAATATCATGAAATTTACCGAAGGTGCATTTAAGACCTGGGGCTATGCGTTGGCGAAGAAGGAATTCGGTGCAACTGAGATAGATGGCGGCCCCTGGTGCTGTATGACAAACCCAAAAACAGGCAAAGAGATCATTATCAAGGATGTCATCGCTGATGCCTTTTTGCAGCAAATTCTGCTGCGACCGAAAGAATATGATGTGATAGCCACGATGAACCTGAATGGTGATTATATTTCCGATGCACTGGCGGCACAGGTTGGTGGTATCGGGCTGGCACCGGGTGCAAACCTGTCTGATGAGATTGCAATTTTCGAGGCAACTCACGGCACAGCGCCAAAATATGCAGGTAAGGATCAGGTGAATCCAAGTTCGCTAATTTTGTCAGCGGAAATGATGTTGCGACACATGGGCTGGGATGAAGCGGCAGATCTGATTATAAAGGGTATCGAAGGTGCGATTCAGGCCGGCACAGTCACCTACGACCTTGAACGCCTGATGGACAATGCATCGAAAGTCAGTTGTTCCGGCTTCGGTGACGCAATTATCGCTAATATGTAG
- the purN gene encoding phosphoribosylglycinamide formyltransferase, producing the protein MSGLSDLESSEQKPFPGPFPIVVLISGSGSNLQSIIDKSHDFEPGIDICTVISNNPGAYGLQRARQAGIATMVINHRDYPDRSSYDAALMAEIDRHQPMLVVLAGFMRILTTEFVTHYAGRLINIHPSLLPLYPGLNTHQRAIDNGDKEAGATVHFVTPEVDDGPIIIQARVPVYGTDSRQQLAARVLVQEHLIYPRAIQWFTQGRLSVRNGKVFLDGNESSKQQILFDEI; encoded by the coding sequence GTGTCCGGATTGTCTGACTTAGAATCGTCTGAGCAAAAACCCTTTCCTGGCCCTTTTCCAATAGTTGTCCTGATCTCCGGCAGTGGCAGTAACTTACAGTCCATTATTGACAAGAGCCATGATTTTGAACCTGGCATTGATATCTGTACGGTCATTTCAAATAATCCCGGGGCCTATGGCCTGCAACGTGCCCGGCAGGCGGGTATAGCCACAATGGTCATCAATCACCGGGATTACCCGGATCGTAGCAGCTATGACGCAGCCTTAATGGCCGAGATTGATCGTCATCAGCCGATGCTGGTTGTTCTGGCCGGTTTTATGCGCATACTCACCACTGAGTTTGTTACTCATTATGCAGGCAGACTGATCAACATCCACCCTTCCCTGTTACCACTTTATCCGGGGCTGAATACGCATCAACGGGCCATCGATAACGGTGATAAGGAAGCGGGCGCGACGGTACACTTTGTCACACCGGAGGTTGATGATGGCCCGATTATCATACAGGCTCGTGTACCTGTTTATGGAACTGACAGTCGTCAGCAACTTGCTGCCAGGGTGCTTGTACAGGAACATCTCATCTACCCCAGGGCTATACAATGGTTCACTCAGGGCAGGCTATCTGTGAGAAACGGGAAGGTATTTCTCGATGGCAATGAATCATCAAAACAACAGATCCTATTTGATGAAATATAA
- the cph2_6 gene encoding phytochrome-like protein cph2, giving the protein MAVCNDNTEQEQGRLFKCHKCTWIKIYTGFSCHQAILAVIAVYQYSGHWPDFFSTWQRLNLSPKELNQNGFEEKVLKVIRKYDIPPDRIEFEITERLVISNLENTIEKMLKMKQHVFRFSVDDFGTGYSSLAYLKELPINRLKIDRSFICDVTEDRNDATIVETIISMSHHLGLEVVAEGVETQEQHFFLSQHACDIFQGYYFSEALIASEITMFDLQHNKENLQ; this is encoded by the coding sequence GTGGCGGTTTGTAATGATAATACAGAGCAGGAACAAGGGCGTTTATTCAAATGTCATAAATGCACCTGGATCAAAATTTATACAGGTTTTTCATGCCATCAGGCCATACTGGCTGTTATTGCTGTTTACCAGTATAGCGGTCATTGGCCTGATTTTTTTAGCACATGGCAAAGGCTCAATCTCAGCCCGAAAGAATTAAATCAAAATGGCTTTGAAGAAAAAGTGCTTAAAGTTATCCGGAAATATGATATTCCACCGGATCGTATTGAATTTGAGATTACAGAACGCCTGGTTATCAGCAATCTCGAAAATACCATTGAGAAAATGCTGAAAATGAAGCAACACGTCTTCCGTTTTTCAGTTGATGACTTTGGTACAGGATATTCTTCACTCGCCTATCTGAAAGAGCTGCCTATAAATCGCCTTAAAATTGACCGTTCTTTCATCTGTGATGTTACTGAAGACCGCAACGATGCGACCATCGTCGAAACAATAATTTCCATGTCTCATCACCTTGGCCTTGAAGTCGTAGCAGAAGGCGTAGAAACTCAGGAACAGCATTTTTTCCTTAGCCAGCATGCCTGTGATATCTTCCAGGGATATTATTTCAGCGAGGCCCTGATAGCATCAGAAATCACCATGTTTGACTTGCAGCACAACAAAGAAAATCTGCAGTAG
- the clpS gene encoding ATP-dependent Clp protease adapter protein ClpS produces MTDEDHKLGDGLALQEAKPVLKRPGMYRVLLINDDYTPMDFVIMLLQSVFRKDHDAATQIMLHVHTKGFGVCGVFTREIAETKVRQVMDLSQQGQHPLQCEMEPDNLDE; encoded by the coding sequence ATGACAGACGAAGACCATAAATTAGGAGATGGGCTTGCTTTACAGGAAGCAAAGCCGGTGCTCAAAAGACCGGGTATGTACCGGGTTCTGCTGATCAATGACGACTACACTCCCATGGATTTTGTTATCATGTTGCTGCAAAGTGTGTTCCGTAAAGACCATGATGCGGCAACGCAAATCATGTTGCATGTGCACACCAAAGGCTTCGGTGTCTGCGGTGTCTTTACCCGGGAGATTGCTGAGACTAAAGTACGCCAGGTGATGGATCTATCCCAACAGGGGCAGCATCCGCTGCAATGTGAAATGGAACCCGATAATCTGGACGAATGA
- the mnmA gene encoding tRNA-specific 2-thiouridylase MnmA, with the protein MATSVFLGLSGGVDSAVAGLLLKQRGYNVTAVFMKNWEEDDTEDYCAATEDLAIAKEVADILNIPLLTVNFATEYWDRVFEHFLQEYRAGRTPNPDVLCNREIKFKAFLDYALDHGAGTIATGHYADTHQCHGSAYLGKAADKDKDQTYFLYAIGQYALAHSLFPLATLQKNAVRELARSNKLPNYNRKDSTGICFIGERRFRDFLAQYLPAQPGDIQQLGGPVIGQHRGLMYYTIGQRQGLGIGGPGEPWFVVSKDMENNILYVVEGKNHPALFQSSLVADELHWIANQPPVLPLSCTSRIRHRQAEQNCRLSEIDDGCIRVDFEQPQRAIATGQSVVFYEGALCLGGGVISSSQ; encoded by the coding sequence ATGGCAACTTCAGTATTTCTTGGACTCTCAGGCGGTGTAGATTCTGCTGTTGCAGGATTGTTACTGAAACAACGGGGCTACAATGTCACCGCCGTTTTCATGAAGAACTGGGAAGAAGATGATACAGAGGATTACTGTGCGGCGACTGAAGACCTGGCAATAGCGAAAGAAGTCGCCGACATACTGAATATCCCATTACTCACAGTTAACTTCGCAACAGAATACTGGGACAGGGTATTTGAGCACTTTCTGCAGGAATACCGGGCCGGCAGGACACCTAACCCCGACGTATTGTGTAATCGTGAGATAAAATTCAAGGCCTTTCTGGATTATGCACTGGATCATGGTGCAGGCACGATCGCAACCGGTCATTATGCTGATACGCATCAGTGCCATGGCAGTGCATATCTTGGCAAAGCAGCAGACAAAGACAAGGACCAGACCTATTTCCTTTATGCCATCGGTCAGTATGCGCTGGCACATAGTCTTTTCCCGCTCGCCACATTACAGAAAAATGCGGTAAGGGAGCTGGCACGTAGCAACAAACTGCCCAACTACAACCGAAAGGACAGCACTGGCATATGTTTCATCGGCGAACGACGTTTTCGCGATTTTCTGGCGCAGTACCTTCCTGCCCAGCCTGGTGACATCCAGCAACTTGGCGGCCCAGTTATCGGGCAACATCGGGGCCTGATGTACTACACGATCGGCCAGCGCCAGGGACTTGGTATTGGTGGCCCGGGGGAACCATGGTTCGTCGTCAGTAAAGATATGGAAAACAACATCCTCTACGTTGTTGAAGGCAAAAATCACCCTGCACTGTTCCAGTCCAGTCTGGTAGCTGATGAATTACACTGGATAGCCAACCAGCCTCCAGTCCTGCCACTCAGCTGTACATCCCGTATTAGACACCGGCAAGCTGAACAAAACTGTCGACTTTCTGAAATAGATGATGGATGTATCAGGGTCGACTTTGAGCAACCACAAAGAGCTATAGCAACGGGTCAGTCTGTGGTCTTTTATGAAGGGGCCTTGTGCCTGGGCGGTGGCGTAATCAGTTCATCGCAGTAA
- the purB gene encoding adenylosuccinate lyase, translating to MKLSSLTAISPIDGRYGSKTVELRPFVSEYGLIHHRIIIEIEWLKALSAHPNIPEVPIFSQGAMDFLNSIKTGFNETEAQRIKDIESRINHDVKAIEYYIKEKLEAFDELNAICEFVHFACTSEDINNLSHGLMLKGANEKILLPAMDSVIDTITDLSLQYASIPMLARTHGQAASPTTVGKELANVVARLRRQRHQTATSPLLGKINGAVGNYNAHLAAYPDIDWASFAENFVLSLGLEWNPYTTQIEPHDNIAELFDAIARFNTIILDFDRDIWAYISIGYFKQKTVRGEVGSSTMPHKVNPIDFENSEGNIGIANALLNHMSAKLPVSRWQRDLTDSTVLRNEGVALAYSLLAWKSTLRGCSKLEVNEEKLAADLMANWEVLAEPIQTVMRRYGIEEPYEKLKELTRGKGISQETLKNFIEKLDIPESARKSLLELTPASYTGNAEEQAKGIKGK from the coding sequence ATGAAGCTTTCCTCCTTAACCGCTATCTCCCCTATTGACGGCCGCTATGGCAGTAAAACTGTCGAACTGCGCCCTTTTGTCAGTGAATACGGTCTGATACACCACCGCATCATTATTGAAATTGAATGGCTCAAGGCCCTCTCTGCACACCCGAACATTCCAGAAGTCCCCATTTTTTCGCAAGGCGCAATGGATTTCCTTAATTCCATCAAAACGGGTTTCAATGAAACGGAAGCACAACGGATTAAAGATATCGAAAGCAGGATTAACCATGACGTCAAAGCCATCGAGTATTACATTAAGGAGAAACTGGAGGCCTTTGACGAACTGAATGCCATTTGTGAATTCGTCCATTTTGCCTGTACCTCTGAAGATATCAACAACCTTTCACATGGGTTGATGCTTAAAGGGGCGAACGAAAAAATTCTACTTCCTGCAATGGACAGTGTTATTGATACCATCACTGACCTTTCTCTACAGTATGCCAGCATCCCGATGCTGGCACGCACACATGGCCAGGCTGCGTCTCCAACAACGGTTGGCAAGGAACTGGCAAATGTCGTTGCCCGCCTGCGGCGGCAGCGACATCAAACGGCTACCAGTCCTTTGCTGGGTAAAATAAACGGTGCTGTCGGTAATTATAATGCCCATCTGGCTGCCTACCCGGACATTGACTGGGCCAGCTTCGCAGAAAACTTTGTGTTGTCATTGGGACTGGAATGGAACCCCTATACAACACAAATCGAACCCCACGATAATATCGCTGAACTGTTTGATGCTATAGCCCGTTTCAACACCATTATTCTCGACTTTGACCGTGACATCTGGGCCTATATTTCAATTGGCTATTTCAAGCAGAAAACTGTCCGCGGTGAGGTAGGCTCCTCAACCATGCCGCACAAAGTGAACCCCATCGACTTTGAAAATTCGGAAGGCAATATCGGCATCGCAAATGCTTTGTTGAATCATATGTCAGCAAAACTACCCGTCAGCCGCTGGCAGAGGGACCTGACCGATTCCACTGTGCTGCGTAACGAAGGTGTCGCACTGGCCTATTCACTACTGGCATGGAAATCAACCCTGCGCGGCTGCAGCAAACTGGAAGTCAATGAAGAAAAACTGGCAGCAGACCTGATGGCCAACTGGGAAGTCCTGGCTGAACCCATCCAGACGGTCATGCGACGCTATGGCATTGAAGAACCCTATGAAAAGCTTAAGGAGTTAACGCGTGGCAAGGGAATCAGTCAGGAAACACTGAAGAACTTTATTGAAAAACTGGATATACCTGAGTCAGCACGTAAGAGCCTGTTGGAGCTTACACCTGCCAGTTATACAGGCAATGCTGAGGAGCAGGCCAAGGGGATTAAAGGGAAATGA
- the mepH gene encoding murein DD-endopeptidase MepH precursor has product MTRTIPILILASLLLSSCQQTQTIQHSKAEAASRVARSMIGQPYRYGGQSPGGFDCSGLVWYSYKKVGVKTARTTKELRKQAKKISRKKLRAGDLVFFKGWVRTNHVGIYIGDGRFVHAPSSGKKIKIDRLDTGYWDDHFKSAGRIVN; this is encoded by the coding sequence ATGACCAGAACAATACCAATTCTGATACTGGCCTCTCTTCTCCTTTCCAGCTGCCAGCAAACACAGACTATTCAGCATTCAAAGGCAGAAGCGGCAAGCCGGGTCGCCAGGAGCATGATCGGACAACCCTATCGCTACGGTGGACAGTCTCCCGGTGGCTTCGATTGCAGCGGACTGGTCTGGTACAGCTATAAGAAAGTTGGCGTGAAAACTGCCCGCACTACAAAAGAACTAAGAAAGCAGGCAAAAAAGATATCCCGCAAAAAATTACGGGCCGGTGACCTGGTTTTCTTTAAAGGCTGGGTGCGCACCAATCATGTGGGGATATATATTGGTGATGGTCGCTTCGTCCATGCCCCGTCTTCAGGGAAAAAAATCAAAATAGACCGGCTGGATACGGGGTATTGGGATGATCATTTTAAATCGGCGGGTCGGATTGTAAATTAA
- the clpA gene encoding ATP-dependent Clp protease ATP-binding subunit ClpA, protein MLSVELEQTLNDAVKTARARHFEYITVEHLLLALLEDQSASSVLQAVGCDRNKLRALLEEFIDTTLPVLPSESENETQPTLGFQRVIQRAILHVQGSGRKEVNGANVLVALFSEAESFAVYFLNQQDITRLDVTSYISHGVSRDDDMEFGPLPGEDVEGGETETRKTALELYAINLNDEAREGRIDPMIGRDFEIERTLQILCRRRKNNPLYVGEAGVGKTAMAEGLASLIVDGKVPAVIADNTIYALDLGALLAGTKYRGDFEKRFKAVLGELKDKDGKAILFLDEIHTIIGAGAASGGAMDASNLLKPVLGTGAIRFIGSTTYQEYRGIFEKDRALSRRFQKIDVPEPSIDETIAILNGLKSVFEQHHGVRYTKKAITGAVELSNRYINDRHLPDKAIDVLDEAGARVHLLPVNKRKEKVGIHEIETVVARMARIPPKQVTSSDKRTLTNLETDLKRVIFGQDEAITALSSAIKMSRSGLGPEDRPVANFLFAGPTGVGKTEVTRQLAHTMGIELIRYDMSEYMERHTVSRLIGAPPGYVGFDQGGLLTEAINKTPHAVLLLDEIEKAHPDVFNLLLQVMDHGMLTDNNGRKTDFRNVILVMTTNAGTEQMARSSIGFTEQDHSSDGSEAIKKLFTPEFRNRLDAIINFSDLDRSTIVHVVDKFILELEMQLADKNVVITVDESARAWLAEHGYDPTMGARPMARVIQENIKKPLADEILFGKLAKGGEVFVSEKEGKLVLDVGVEDIDEG, encoded by the coding sequence ATGCTATCTGTAGAACTTGAACAAACCTTGAATGATGCTGTTAAAACGGCACGCGCCCGTCATTTCGAGTACATCACGGTAGAGCATTTACTGCTGGCCCTGCTGGAGGATCAGAGCGCGTCTTCAGTACTGCAGGCAGTCGGCTGTGACCGGAACAAGCTGCGTGCCTTACTGGAAGAGTTTATCGATACGACTTTACCTGTGCTGCCATCGGAAAGTGAGAACGAAACCCAACCGACACTGGGTTTTCAGCGCGTTATTCAGCGTGCAATCCTGCATGTTCAGGGCTCAGGCAGAAAAGAGGTTAATGGCGCCAATGTACTGGTGGCACTTTTTTCAGAAGCAGAGTCTTTCGCCGTATATTTCCTTAATCAGCAGGATATTACCCGACTTGATGTGACCAGCTATATCTCTCACGGCGTTAGTCGTGACGATGATATGGAATTTGGGCCCCTGCCAGGTGAAGACGTCGAAGGCGGTGAAACTGAAACCAGAAAGACTGCACTGGAATTATACGCTATTAACCTCAATGATGAGGCCAGGGAAGGGCGGATTGATCCGATGATCGGGCGTGATTTTGAAATCGAACGCACCCTGCAGATACTCTGTCGTCGCAGAAAAAATAATCCGCTCTATGTCGGTGAAGCCGGTGTCGGTAAAACAGCCATGGCTGAAGGTCTGGCAAGTCTAATTGTTGATGGAAAGGTTCCGGCCGTGATTGCGGACAATACCATATACGCACTTGATCTTGGTGCTTTGCTGGCCGGAACAAAATACCGTGGCGATTTTGAAAAAAGGTTTAAAGCCGTTCTCGGCGAACTAAAAGATAAGGATGGTAAGGCTATTTTGTTTCTCGATGAGATTCATACCATCATAGGGGCGGGTGCTGCATCGGGTGGTGCCATGGATGCTTCGAATCTACTTAAGCCTGTACTTGGCACGGGAGCGATTCGCTTTATTGGTTCCACGACTTACCAGGAATACCGCGGAATATTCGAGAAAGACCGCGCACTGTCACGTCGTTTCCAGAAGATAGATGTACCTGAGCCATCTATCGATGAAACAATTGCTATTCTTAACGGGCTGAAATCCGTTTTTGAACAGCACCACGGGGTTCGCTATACCAAAAAAGCAATTACCGGTGCAGTAGAACTGTCAAACCGTTACATCAATGATCGCCACCTGCCGGATAAAGCGATTGATGTACTGGATGAAGCTGGCGCACGGGTACATTTGCTGCCGGTGAACAAACGTAAAGAAAAAGTCGGCATTCATGAAATAGAAACGGTCGTCGCCAGGATGGCCCGTATCCCGCCGAAACAGGTGACCAGCTCTGACAAACGGACACTGACAAATTTAGAGACTGATCTGAAGCGGGTGATATTCGGTCAGGATGAAGCCATTACAGCGCTGTCTTCGGCAATCAAGATGTCACGCTCTGGTCTCGGGCCAGAAGATCGCCCGGTTGCCAATTTCCTGTTTGCCGGGCCGACCGGTGTCGGCAAAACAGAAGTCACGCGGCAATTGGCTCATACTATGGGTATTGAGCTGATACGCTACGATATGTCTGAATATATGGAACGCCACACGGTGTCGAGGTTGATCGGTGCACCCCCCGGTTATGTCGGCTTTGATCAGGGCGGCCTGCTGACCGAGGCTATCAACAAGACACCGCATGCAGTACTGCTGCTGGATGAGATTGAAAAGGCGCATCCTGATGTCTTTAATCTGTTGCTACAGGTGATGGATCACGGTATGTTGACCGATAACAACGGCAGGAAAACGGACTTCCGCAATGTCATCCTGGTCATGACCACCAATGCTGGAACAGAGCAGATGGCCCGCAGTTCAATCGGCTTTACTGAGCAGGATCACAGTAGCGATGGTAGTGAAGCGATTAAGAAGTTGTTCACGCCGGAGTTTCGTAACCGTCTGGATGCCATCATAAATTTCAGTGATCTTGACAGGTCAACAATTGTCCACGTCGTAGACAAGTTTATCCTTGAGCTGGAGATGCAGCTGGCTGATAAAAATGTTGTCATCACTGTTGATGAAAGTGCTCGCGCCTGGCTGGCAGAGCATGGTTATGACCCCACAATGGGAGCGAGGCCGATGGCACGTGTGATTCAGGAAAACATCAAGAAACCATTAGCCGACGAGATTTTGTTCGGTAAGCTGGCTAAAGGTGGGGAGGTGTTTGTCAGCGAGAAGGAGGGTAAGTTGGTGCTTGATGTTGGGGTTGAAGATATAGACGAAGGATGA